The Micromonospora sp. Llam0 genome contains a region encoding:
- a CDS encoding phosphoribosyltransferase family protein, with amino-acid sequence MPHPLELRRLLIDTFVWHDPGPTSSHLVSDLSGWWRHPRVLAGIGPALAELASADLADADQPSTVMTPQVTGLLVGPLVATALGVGVVPAYKEDPQRTIADATTWTTTAPDYRGRTLRLGVRDRHLGPGDRVLLVDDWVTSGAQLRAMAQLAAARGAVVVGSAVIVADCPPAVVDELRIRSLIHSKDL; translated from the coding sequence GTGCCGCACCCGCTTGAACTCCGGCGGCTGCTGATCGACACCTTCGTCTGGCACGATCCCGGCCCGACCAGCAGCCATCTGGTGAGCGACCTGTCCGGGTGGTGGCGACACCCCCGGGTCCTCGCCGGGATCGGCCCGGCTCTCGCCGAGCTGGCCAGCGCCGATCTGGCCGACGCGGACCAGCCGAGCACGGTAATGACGCCGCAGGTCACCGGGCTGCTTGTCGGCCCGCTGGTGGCGACTGCGCTCGGCGTCGGCGTCGTACCCGCGTACAAGGAGGATCCGCAGCGGACAATCGCCGACGCGACCACCTGGACCACGACGGCACCCGACTACCGGGGCCGCACACTGCGGCTCGGTGTCCGTGACCGGCACCTCGGCCCAGGCGACCGGGTCCTGCTGGTCGACGACTGGGTCACCAGCGGTGCGCAGCTGCGGGCCATGGCGCAGCTCGCCGCAGCTCGCGGGGCGGTCGTCGTCGGCAGCGCCGTGATCGTCGCCGACTGTCCACCCGCCGTCGTCGACGAACTCCGGATCCGCAGCCTGATCCACAGCAAGGACCTGTGA
- a CDS encoding DUF6458 family protein has translation MGIGGSIFLIALGAILAFAVEAELGFLDLTTVGWVLMVAGVFGLALTLWFWQSRRRTVVSRTAQDEPAPAAPVESDRVVEEQYREVRGPGGPVRR, from the coding sequence GTGGGCATCGGCGGAAGCATCTTCCTCATCGCCCTGGGCGCCATCCTGGCCTTCGCGGTCGAGGCCGAACTGGGCTTTCTCGATCTGACCACGGTCGGCTGGGTGTTGATGGTGGCTGGCGTGTTCGGGCTGGCCCTGACGTTGTGGTTCTGGCAGAGCCGCCGCCGTACGGTGGTGTCCCGGACCGCGCAGGACGAGCCGGCGCCGGCTGCCCCGGTCGAGTCGGACCGGGTCGTGGAGGAGCAGTACCGGGAGGTGCGTGGCCCGGGCGGCCCGGTGCGGCGGTGA
- a CDS encoding allophanate hydrolase subunit 1 yields the protein MRIYPVGRHALLLEWAAPAGAVPPGDGEPGPVDAWRAELSRRRERGELRAAEIVPGARTILLDGLPDPALTASQLAGWRPAAAEAVADTGRRITVPVRFDGPDLADVAGQWGIAVADVVDRLTRIEFTVAFCGFAPGFGYLTGLPRRWSVSRRATPRPAVPAGSVALAGEYAGIYPTASPGGWQLVGRTHLVLFDLDREPPATLAPGTRVRLTATGPAIPQAPAGTGTDR from the coding sequence ATGCGGATCTACCCGGTCGGCCGGCACGCGCTACTGCTCGAATGGGCGGCACCGGCTGGCGCCGTGCCACCCGGGGACGGCGAACCCGGCCCTGTCGACGCTTGGCGCGCCGAGCTGAGCCGGCGCCGCGAACGCGGCGAACTGCGGGCGGCCGAGATCGTCCCCGGAGCCCGGACCATCCTGCTCGACGGCCTGCCGGACCCCGCGCTGACCGCCAGCCAACTCGCCGGCTGGCGACCGGCGGCGGCCGAGGCGGTCGCCGACACCGGACGGCGGATCACCGTACCGGTCCGGTTCGACGGCCCAGACCTGGCCGACGTCGCCGGGCAGTGGGGCATCGCCGTGGCCGACGTCGTGGACCGGCTGACCCGGATCGAGTTCACCGTGGCGTTCTGCGGCTTCGCGCCCGGCTTCGGATACCTGACCGGCCTGCCCAGGCGGTGGAGCGTGTCCCGCCGGGCCACGCCCCGCCCCGCCGTCCCGGCCGGCTCGGTGGCCCTGGCCGGTGAATACGCCGGCATCTACCCGACCGCGTCGCCCGGCGGCTGGCAGTTGGTCGGGCGTACCCACCTGGTGCTGTTCGACCTGGACCGGGAGCCGCCCGCGACGCTGGCCCCCGGCACCAGGGTCCGGCTGACCGCAACCGGGCCGGCCATACCGCAGGCACCGGCCGGGACCGGGACGGACCGATGA
- a CDS encoding DUF6458 family protein produces MGIGSGIFLIAIGAILAYAVRADVWWLDVRAVGWVLILAGLAILLTVLWFWNDRRRRARTVIVEENKLAHPAQMVPPPAEPPQPPN; encoded by the coding sequence ATGGGTATCGGCAGTGGAATCTTCCTCATCGCAATCGGCGCCATCCTGGCGTACGCCGTCCGGGCCGACGTCTGGTGGCTGGACGTGCGGGCCGTGGGCTGGGTGCTGATCCTGGCCGGGTTGGCGATCCTGCTCACCGTGCTCTGGTTCTGGAACGATCGTCGCCGCCGGGCCCGGACGGTCATCGTCGAGGAGAACAAACTGGCCCATCCGGCGCAGATGGTGCCGCCGCCGGCCGAACCGCCGCAGCCGCCCAACTGA
- a CDS encoding septal ring lytic transglycosylase RlpA family protein: MAARHRNPRPYRLRLAPWLAVFLLVGVLAGGTAMAFELTAGTSTTPPAASTAAPPTAAPPTTTPSAAASGADRSTASTRAARGADRAASTPKPSPTPEPPPTQSEDQDEDQAAGQAQAGGQVVESGTCGASYYASGHVTANGEPFDPSGMTAAHRTLPFGTQVRVTNPQTGASVVVRINDRGPFVDGRCLDLARAAFAKIAALDLGHLQVRYEILGD, encoded by the coding sequence ATGGCCGCGCGCCATCGCAACCCGCGTCCGTACCGCCTGCGGCTGGCGCCATGGTTGGCGGTGTTCCTGCTGGTCGGTGTGCTGGCGGGCGGAACGGCTATGGCGTTCGAACTGACCGCCGGTACGTCGACAACACCGCCAGCGGCGTCCACGGCCGCGCCGCCTACGGCCGCGCCGCCTACGACCACGCCGTCTGCGGCGGCGTCCGGTGCGGACCGCTCGACCGCGTCGACCCGGGCGGCACGTGGGGCCGACCGGGCCGCCTCCACGCCGAAACCGTCCCCGACGCCAGAGCCGCCCCCGACCCAGAGCGAGGACCAGGACGAGGACCAGGCTGCTGGCCAGGCCCAGGCCGGTGGCCAGGTGGTGGAGAGCGGCACCTGCGGTGCGTCGTACTACGCCAGCGGACACGTCACCGCGAACGGCGAGCCGTTCGACCCGTCGGGGATGACCGCCGCGCACCGCACCCTGCCGTTCGGCACCCAGGTGCGGGTGACCAACCCGCAGACCGGTGCCAGCGTGGTGGTCCGGATCAACGATCGTGGTCCGTTCGTCGACGGACGGTGCCTCGACCTGGCCCGTGCCGCTTTCGCGAAGATTGCGGCTCTTGACCTGGGTCACCTGCAGGTCCGCTACGAGATTCTCGGCGACTGA
- a CDS encoding histidine phosphatase family protein — MTRRSIVLLRHAKAEQPEQMADEQRGLTPRGHSDAAHAGQWLAEHQLWPQLVLCSPARRTRQTWQQVSAAGPPAPARFEPRLYGGTAVDLLGLVRQLDDSVSRVLIVGHNPTVSYASALLDPVGASDSGLRTCGIAVHEFTGEWTACGPQAAPATHTYTARAARTS; from the coding sequence ATGACCCGACGCAGCATCGTGCTGCTCCGGCACGCGAAGGCGGAGCAGCCCGAACAGATGGCAGACGAGCAACGCGGGCTCACCCCGCGCGGACACTCGGACGCGGCGCACGCCGGGCAGTGGCTGGCCGAACACCAGCTCTGGCCGCAGCTGGTGCTCTGCTCGCCGGCCCGGCGTACCCGGCAGACCTGGCAGCAGGTATCGGCGGCGGGTCCGCCGGCACCCGCCCGCTTCGAACCCCGGTTGTACGGTGGGACCGCTGTCGACCTGCTCGGCCTGGTGCGGCAGTTGGACGACTCGGTGTCCCGGGTGCTGATCGTCGGGCACAACCCGACGGTTTCCTACGCCTCGGCGCTGCTCGACCCGGTCGGTGCCAGCGACAGCGGACTGCGGACCTGTGGGATCGCCGTTCACGAGTTCACCGGCGAGTGGACGGCGTGTGGGCCGCAGGCGGCACCTGCGACCCACACGTACACCGCCCGGGCGGCCCGAACCAGCTGA
- a CDS encoding acyl-CoA dehydrogenase — protein MTHYKSNLRDLEFNLFEVFGADRTFGQAPYADLDVDTARSILGEVERLAREELAPSFVPGDRNPPVFDPATHSVTLPPEFHRSFEAFMSAEFWRLDLPEELGGTNAPRALWWSLADLVLGSNAPVWMYASGPSFAHTLYVEGTPEQKEWAKLFVERHWASTMVLTEPDAGSDVGAGRTRAIPQSDGTYHIEGVKRFITSGEHDLSENIIHYVLARPVGVEGAGGPGTKGLSLFVVPKYHFDGATGELGERNGVFATNVEHKMGLKVSTTCELTFGEHGVPAKGWLLGDVHDGIRQMFLIIEYARMLVGAKAIATLSTGYLNALEYAKNRVQGADLLQMTDKSAPRVTITHHPDVRRSLMLQKSYAEGLRALVCYTASWQDKINIARAAGDEETVQLAKRVNDLLLPLVKGCGSERAYELLGHESLQTFGGSGYLQDYPLEQYVRDSKIDTLYEGTTAIQSLDLFFRKIVRDNGQSLMAIAGEIQAFIAAEGGNGQLKEERAALGRALGEVQNILGVMTGWLGEVQSGEPRSLYKVGLSSRRLLLALGDVVIAWLLQRQAEVALTALGGDGVSDADQSFYQGKVAAARFFASEVLPRIGADRRIIAGTGLDLMDLPEDAF, from the coding sequence ATGACCCACTACAAGAGCAACCTTCGGGACCTCGAGTTCAACCTGTTCGAGGTTTTCGGCGCCGACCGCACCTTCGGCCAGGCGCCCTACGCCGACCTGGACGTCGACACCGCCCGGAGCATCCTCGGCGAGGTCGAGCGGCTGGCCCGCGAGGAGCTCGCGCCCAGCTTCGTGCCGGGTGACCGCAACCCGCCGGTCTTCGACCCGGCTACCCACTCGGTGACCTTGCCACCCGAGTTCCACCGCTCGTTCGAGGCCTTCATGTCGGCCGAGTTCTGGCGGCTGGACCTGCCGGAGGAGCTCGGCGGCACCAACGCGCCACGGGCGTTGTGGTGGTCGCTGGCCGACCTGGTGCTCGGCTCCAACGCGCCGGTCTGGATGTACGCCTCCGGGCCGTCCTTCGCGCACACCCTCTACGTCGAGGGCACTCCGGAGCAGAAGGAGTGGGCCAAGCTCTTCGTCGAGCGGCACTGGGCGTCGACGATGGTGCTGACCGAGCCGGACGCCGGCTCCGACGTCGGCGCCGGGCGCACCCGGGCGATCCCGCAGTCGGACGGCACGTACCACATCGAGGGCGTCAAACGCTTCATCACCAGCGGCGAGCACGACCTCAGCGAGAACATCATCCACTACGTGCTGGCCCGTCCGGTCGGCGTCGAGGGCGCCGGCGGTCCGGGCACCAAGGGCCTGTCGCTGTTCGTCGTGCCCAAGTACCACTTCGACGGGGCAACCGGTGAGCTGGGCGAGCGCAACGGCGTCTTCGCCACCAACGTCGAGCACAAGATGGGGCTGAAGGTCTCCACCACCTGCGAGCTCACCTTCGGTGAGCACGGCGTGCCGGCCAAGGGCTGGCTGCTCGGCGACGTGCACGACGGAATCCGGCAGATGTTCCTGATCATCGAGTACGCCCGGATGCTGGTCGGCGCGAAGGCGATCGCCACCCTCTCCACCGGCTACCTCAACGCCCTCGAGTACGCGAAGAACCGGGTCCAGGGCGCCGATCTGCTGCAGATGACCGACAAGTCGGCACCGCGGGTGACCATCACCCACCACCCCGACGTGCGTCGGTCGCTGATGCTGCAGAAGTCGTACGCCGAGGGCCTGCGCGCGTTGGTCTGCTACACGGCCAGCTGGCAGGACAAGATCAACATCGCCCGGGCGGCCGGCGACGAGGAGACCGTGCAGCTCGCCAAGCGGGTCAACGACCTGCTGCTGCCCCTGGTCAAGGGGTGCGGCTCGGAACGGGCGTACGAGCTGCTCGGCCACGAGTCGCTGCAGACCTTCGGCGGCTCCGGCTACCTGCAGGACTACCCGCTGGAGCAGTACGTCCGGGACTCGAAGATCGACACCCTGTACGAGGGAACCACCGCGATCCAGAGCCTCGACCTGTTCTTCCGCAAGATCGTTCGGGACAACGGCCAGTCGCTGATGGCGATCGCCGGCGAGATCCAGGCCTTCATCGCCGCTGAAGGCGGCAACGGCCAGCTCAAGGAGGAGCGCGCCGCGCTCGGCCGGGCGCTCGGCGAGGTGCAGAACATCCTCGGCGTGATGACCGGCTGGCTCGGTGAGGTGCAGAGCGGCGAGCCGCGCTCGCTGTACAAGGTCGGTCTGAGCAGCCGGCGACTGCTGCTCGCGCTCGGCGACGTGGTGATCGCCTGGCTGTTGCAGCGGCAGGCCGAGGTCGCCCTGACCGCGTTGGGCGGCGACGGGGTATCCGACGCCGACCAGAGCTTCTACCAGGGCAAGGTGGCCGCCGCCCGGTTCTTCGCCAGCGAGGTGCTGCCCCGGATCGGTGCCGACCGTCGGATCATCGCCGGAACCGGACTCGACCTGATGGACCTACCCGAGGACGCCTTCTGA
- a CDS encoding hemolysin III family protein — protein sequence MTTEAPLRLKPVDIGKPRMRGWLHTYAFFVALVSGIVLCALAATRPGWTALVSCVVYSLTVCGLFGTSALYHRRVWSERAYQIMRRLDHSMIFIFIAGTYTPFCLLLLPGRSAVTLLTVVWVGALAGVAMKLIWPHLPRWAGAPLYIALGWVAVVVLPDILHRGGVTALVLLTVGGAVYSVGAIFYALRRPNPWPTVFGHHEFFHACTLVAALCHHIAIYFALYA from the coding sequence GTGACCACCGAAGCGCCCCTTCGCCTCAAGCCGGTCGACATCGGCAAACCCCGGATGCGCGGCTGGCTGCACACGTACGCATTCTTCGTGGCCCTGGTCAGCGGCATCGTGCTCTGCGCGCTGGCCGCCACCCGACCCGGCTGGACCGCGCTGGTCAGCTGCGTCGTCTACAGCCTGACCGTGTGTGGCCTGTTCGGCACCAGCGCGCTCTATCACCGCCGGGTCTGGTCGGAACGGGCGTACCAGATCATGCGCCGCCTAGATCATTCGATGATCTTCATCTTCATCGCCGGCACCTACACACCGTTCTGCCTGCTCCTGCTACCCGGGCGCAGCGCCGTGACCCTGCTGACCGTGGTCTGGGTCGGCGCGCTGGCCGGGGTGGCGATGAAGCTGATCTGGCCGCATCTGCCGCGCTGGGCCGGCGCCCCGCTCTACATCGCCCTCGGCTGGGTCGCGGTGGTGGTACTACCCGACATCCTGCACCGCGGTGGGGTCACCGCGCTGGTACTGCTGACCGTCGGCGGCGCGGTCTACAGCGTGGGGGCGATCTTCTATGCGCTGCGCCGCCCCAACCCGTGGCCCACCGTCTTCGGCCACCACGAGTTCTTCCACGCCTGCACCCTCGTCGCCGCGCTGTGCCATCACATCGCGATCTACTTCGCGCTCTACGCCTGA
- a CDS encoding PP2C family protein-serine/threonine phosphatase, which translates to MHIIPMGGRRPLSAGSRVGLGAALVLLALVSVVEIADGSGVNYVGLVAAAPFLAAAFATWRVVLSTGVLATLVGGIFALTGQMLSLATAVNVVGIALATGLAAAVAVIRERQAQQIAELSRLASVAQQAVLRPLGPQVGTLAVAGRYISATAAADIGGDLYEALDTPYGVRMIIGDVRGKGLDAVRLASIVLGSYRHVAYERADLRAIVADLDRAVARSVGDEDFVTAALVEERGGTLTIVNCGHPAPLLLRRGEVIPLEPPAPAPPLGFMPVVRPRVERLEPGDRLLLFTDGLGEARRDGAFFPTADRAWRLLGHGTVGDGLASLETALVEWVYGRLDDDIALVLMEYSGSGAVPAPSVPSWEVGAPGG; encoded by the coding sequence ATGCACATCATCCCGATGGGCGGTCGCCGCCCACTCAGCGCTGGTTCCCGCGTCGGCCTCGGCGCGGCCCTCGTGCTGCTCGCGCTCGTCTCCGTGGTGGAGATCGCGGACGGGTCCGGTGTCAACTACGTCGGTCTGGTCGCCGCTGCCCCGTTCCTCGCGGCGGCCTTCGCGACATGGCGGGTGGTGCTCTCCACCGGGGTGCTGGCCACCCTGGTCGGCGGCATCTTCGCGTTGACCGGTCAGATGCTCTCGCTGGCGACCGCGGTGAACGTGGTCGGTATCGCGCTGGCCACCGGGCTGGCGGCGGCGGTCGCGGTCATCCGGGAACGGCAGGCACAGCAGATCGCCGAGCTTTCGCGGCTGGCGTCGGTGGCCCAGCAGGCGGTGCTGCGTCCGCTCGGACCGCAGGTCGGCACGCTCGCCGTGGCCGGACGCTACATCTCCGCCACCGCCGCTGCCGACATCGGCGGTGACCTGTACGAGGCGCTCGACACGCCGTACGGCGTACGCATGATCATCGGAGACGTTCGGGGCAAAGGCCTGGACGCGGTCCGGTTGGCCAGCATCGTCCTGGGTTCGTACCGGCACGTCGCCTATGAGCGGGCCGACCTACGGGCCATCGTGGCGGACCTGGACCGGGCGGTGGCGCGCAGCGTGGGCGACGAGGATTTCGTCACCGCCGCCCTGGTCGAGGAGCGTGGTGGAACGCTGACCATCGTGAACTGCGGGCATCCGGCTCCGCTGCTGCTGCGCCGGGGCGAAGTGATCCCGCTGGAACCGCCGGCTCCGGCGCCGCCGCTCGGTTTCATGCCGGTGGTACGTCCCCGGGTCGAACGTCTCGAGCCGGGTGACCGGTTGCTGCTGTTCACCGACGGGCTGGGCGAGGCACGTCGGGACGGTGCCTTCTTCCCCACCGCGGACCGGGCCTGGCGGCTGCTGGGTCACGGCACCGTCGGCGACGGCCTGGCGTCGCTGGAGACGGCGTTGGTCGAGTGGGTGTACGGGCGGCTCGACGACGACATCGCCCTGGTCCTGATGGAGTACTCGGGCTCCGGGGCGGTGCCCGCCCCGTCCGTGCCGAGTTGGGAGGTCGGCGCGCCCGGCGGCTGA